tttgattagcaaatatattaataaagttctTAATACCTACTgatattgataacattttcaatctttataatattgaagaattataaaatttttcaatccGTCGCgactatagtaggtatatgttgtaataattattatattgattaaatttcgggaaaaaatatattttgtaaagttcCAAGATTTTGGCAATTGGcaattgttgtaaaataagtcCGATGTCCGGtcgacttttaaaaatgttcaataattttggAGGGCTTTCAATCTTGGGGGGCTAACCCCCCAATCTCCGCCTATGGTCTGgaagtaaaataaagttttaccCTATAGTGGTCGTTGGTCAtacgaaaaagaaaaaacatggTTATCACTCATCACAAACCTCGTTTGTTTTCCCGCCAGTCTTCGaatcataatatcaaataacaaatagataaataaaaatcgtaaagGGCAGCGTCATCTAGCCAGCTGTTGGCCGAAAAGGTGGTTCTCCATGGACCACAGTGCGCATGCTAAATAGTTCGAATCGACGAACGGCAGAAGGCGCTACCGCTATcacaattattacttaatgcaataaatattagCTCATAGAttctcaaatttattttatccacTGCCCACTTCgagaatcaaaaattattcagtCCCCGAAATGTTCTAAGCTTACCATCTGTAATGTATCTTAAAACAGTAGTTTTTAGGTTATATACCGCCCCCTCTGAAGACTATAAATGCCCAAGGGGGGGGGGGCTATCACCCACTTTGAGAACGACTGTATTAGCTTAAATATCTTCATTCCCCACCGTTGACGTTAAAAGtttctacaatataatataaaattattattaattaattaaatcgatgtttatgaaaactaaaaagttaacatttagcaaaaaatattgtttgagtattagaataaattacattgttaTTCCAGTAGCTTgcgatagtattattattggaaaaataGTAAGTATTTGGGTGATGGCCAATGGTACTGACTATTGAGTAAGTAGGTATAAGGGTTGTTCTGTGATTTAATTACCTAAATTTTGGATTAATATGAAgttcagaaaaaaaagaatgaaaaCGATTGGGTTGTTTTGTGCTcaagtgttttatatttttattagttatatatttctcAAAATTACAACTTACAAGAATACTTGACCCCACCAAGACTCGTGTGGAGGCTTAGGAGTTTAATCTATAAGTTATATCCTCGCCCTCTAAATACTCCactgtttgatattattttcaacatttaattctctattttcaaaactatttagCTTTGCTTTTGCTACTTTTAGTAAAGAATTCAAGTTATActtcttttttattgtttgatgccattataagaattttattttaatttaaaatatttgttttattaaattatatacctataataaattatggtacctaatataggtagttatcAATGAACAAGATATACGATCGTATATAACCGcgtgtatttgttttatattctttaatcTTTTCTATACGAATTTTAGCGTTTTGACCGAATGGGGGGTATACACCGTAGATGTAAATTACtcaaatttaatcatttataaggtactattattaaaattattaaaattagattttaaaaaaacttaaaaagctTCCGGTAGCATGTTCGAAATTTAGTTCCTATAGATATAGTTACATATATTGCACCATAGCTGTAGTCGTTTTACTGTTTTCATCTCTTTCtctcataaaatatgttttttttaaataagttacctACCTACTGTTACTTTctaatacattgttataactgttataatacatatagaaaTGTTATAGATCTGAACTATATAGATCGATGGTGTGTTTAGGTAAGTACTAAGTCCTTAATCCTTACCATCCTTACCAAGGGAAATTCGTGTTCGTAATAAAGTATTCTGATTTATttgtaaagtttttaatacattattataagcgCCACTCCAACGGCGATGGTTCcatacaatataggtaatataataggttTGGCGATAGCCTTGTAAACAGTACGGAGTTTTctcttaatattttcttaaccttatttgaaattagatttatatGCTCCATCCAACgcattttactgtaaatttctatacctacctaaatattgtgtgtttatttatcataatttgttatttgtacatGGATTGCGCGCTATGAACTGACGGAAGTCATCAAGTAggtagtacctacctacttataattattacagtctATAGgtgataattttcaaattatcattgtttcttaatagaaatcaaataaacaaataatcaaaataaattaagaatagtAAGCGTCCGTGTGTATAATTGTACAAATGGAATCTAGGGATCAACAAATGCTgagtcaattaaaatttaataactaacgaAATTGGCGACGACGATGACAAGAGCGGAACGATCAGGCAGTTGTGGTATGTTGTGGCTAACAaccgattattttaatatttttttcattatattgtttctttttgtgttattatattttatttgtctcaattaataactatttgtttttttttcatataaagcttattttatttttggtgtacctaattaatatcGAGGTACGCACTAAAGCGTTTGTGGCGAGAAAAcactcaaataaaaatagcaagacattaatacattataatacttaatttttcttcCAGTATTCGTTATCATGGTCAATTGTTTGGGAGTTTCTTGATCATTTATGCAATTTGGtattaatcttttatttcagtttattcctaaaatgtgttaaaacCCAAAGTTGATAAAAACTAAGAAAGTCCATTTAtgtgaacaaaaatattgtaaaattaatattggcatgaaaaaaataacaagtattgtaatagtaaatcaaaaaaaatgtaatagcaACCTAacctttataacaatatactgcATTAATCTTaatgtctaaaaaataaatacactactaagttaaagaaattttaaaggattattatattatatcataaacttaaaaaaataaatacatataatattaacactatataaacatatttattattttgttaacaagTCAACAgatccattaaaaaaaatagtaatgatgataaaaataataaaaaattataacaatattttcctaaataaatttaaatgctttaattaaaattgtataacaattattttgatactagacaataataataaaaaaattagtgacATTATTTGGATAGGTatgtaaataacaaacaataataactaaaacataataaataataatactttgtaaTTTCTTTGATGATGTATAAGATAACATGATTTTATCACATGTGTGTTTGTTTTCTCTACGAGATTCAAAGGATAATGAAAGTTACTTATCgattcatagtttttttttttttttttgttccacaaaacttttatttttttaatggatcAAGACTTTCTAATGAAAAGTCTTCAGTGCTCATTGATAAACCTCGACTAAAACCATcctgaaataaaattgatgtaattattttaagttgctCTTTTTCAGattctaaaacaattattgttttacaaaaattacatttttaccttCATTTCTTTAATTCTTTTGTCCAACAAACCAATGTCATTTTCAATCCCATTTTGTACACTTTGCCCAAAATCGTCCATACCGAATGGATCACTAGCTGACGTTCTAGGTTGACCAGCTGGTCTTGGTGTTGCTTTAAATGGGCTTAGGCCAAAAATGTCATCAGAATTTTGAGAACGACGTCCTGTATCTCTAGCAGGTTTTGGAGGAGGTgccactgaaaaaaaaaaatcaatgataaaaaaagaGAGCTTCTACTTCAGGCTAATTATGTGGTAtagtaatacatacataatggAGGCGATGTAGGAGAGGTAGCGCTATTATTGTTTGTCCTTggttcaaaattgttttccaTTTCATTTAACAAAAGGCCTTCAAGTCGTGTACCAACACTAGGAGATGGTTTTGTCTCATTGGGGCttgaactaaaataaaaattcattaacaatttgtataaatgcagtaataatcgtattatttaacttattattaaatcattgtataatttttttgtttacttcaGAACCTGGTTGGTTCTCAATAGGGTGCAGACCTTCATGTCTAAAGAAAAATAGccttatcattatattattcaatgggTGAATCTACTTGTGCTGCATGAAAAAACTCAGCACATGTCAAGAAGGTAGATGTGGTcctaaatataactaattaactaataatggGGTGATTGTTGCTTAAGATAAATAGCGCTTCTTAATATAAGGCAAAAGCGCTAAAGGTGGCAGCATGGgtagagaaaataaaataagaatcagACATAAGACAttctttgtattattatgtaggtaatcTCGTAGGGGACTGACTTAAATCTAAGAACAACTGTCTGAAGACAACAATTAGATTATCATTAACACCTGAAGTAACAAGAATAGACCTATCTAAGTCATCTACCATGAAAGACCCTAATTAGATTATGAAATGAAACGAGAAGGATAGCAgcttatatgaaaaattggcAAATAAAAGAGGATGGAAAATGCGAATGCGGAATGCAGACAAACTGTTTGCACGTCCACTACTACCGATTAAGTGTAGAAAGACTTAATGACAACAaccaatattttagataaggcaatataaattattgcttaTTGGGAAGGTaaggaaatatataatttgacaaaatttagtaattgaatactatcaatacaataataaaattacaatttgttatcaaaaataattaattaaatttataatttaacaaagcaataatttaagtatactattgttatacaattttttgatagTTAGTGGAatgatatttaactaaaattgatattatttaacaaaatatttaatgtaatttgtgaccattatcaaaaatgtagttatttattaagacgtagtacccgcatgtgttgtctcagTTTTACACACAtgcaacatagcaaatttttattcaccattttcaatattgtgctgttagttttgatatgAGAGTGAACTgacctattatattaacagGTAGATAATTATCCAGGGCTCTACGTagccttttattgatattattatttttaagtaagttatgatctttttgaaactgtagagacaacacatgcaggtTCTATGGTCTCTTAAgtctaaaaacttaaattaacataaaataatatatcattaactaAGCTCTAGAAgtctagaataaataaaataagtacataagTTTTTGATAcactaatttatcatttatagtaaatattggaaaatgtcaaaatattttaaattacatggaGCCCTTGTTTCCTCACATATAATTACTGTATAGTAAATATGCGTGTAAAAAATAGAACTTGATCCATGACACAATAATGGGGGGAATTACAAGCATTGTTAGATCAATCACTAAATCATCATtagaactaataataaaactataataaatattataaatatatagaaattaagtaaaaaatactaacCTAATATGGTCACCATTGTTATTAACACTTCTTGGAGGTACTGGTGGTGCCGTACTAGGTTGAGGAGAACTATTGCCATTGGTCAGGTTGATGAGAGTAGAAGAATTACCATTGTTAACATTTACTTGCATCATATCACTGATACCATTTTGACGCATGTATTGTTCAACATCAATctaaatgtgtaaaatgtttaaattaaaaaattcctaCAAGGAGTATTGTTGTATTACCTTTCCACTAAGAGCATCAGATAGTCTTTGCCGCAAAACACTATTCTCATTCTCCAACTCTTTAACACGTTGTTGCAAAACCATAACCTTACGTTGAACTTCCATGTCTAAGAAACGTCTAAGAAAAGGAAACACAAACCAATTTGTAGGTATTTATcacgtttatttaaataatagttagttaatataataattatcatttaataagtCATATTAGACTGTAGATTTAGTATTTCACAATTACaatcacaattaaaatattatagtacaatagttataacaagtttcataaaaaaataaatattatcatctaaggtttaaatatatataaattaatgggAATCGGTATCACATTTCAATAGcctttttaatgataaacaatTAGTAGATCTTAATCGTCTAGGTTCACTTAAATCAGTTGTTCTAAATTGCGAACATCCTACGACTTCAGAATCTGATCCCAATGCCAAAGTAGGTTCAATAGTGTGCGGTTGATTTTGATTGACCCATCGTTCCAAAATAGACTCGCCTTGTTCAttcttttctttatttaattcaccatattcaattttacatatGTCAGCTACACCTTGAAATATTTCTGGACCAAAGTTATCCCAATTTAATTCTATCCTAGTTTTATCTCGATGTATTTCACTATTAATTTCCATTAATGGACAATCAATGTCTGCATCACTAAAGTAATCTGACATTTCATTATCTGAATAATGTTTGAATTCCACCAtttcatattgtttttgttcaattatattataatctaaagaTGCCCATCGATCATCATCATTTGTATAACGATCTAAAACAATCCTTCCACCTCTACCATATCGTGGCCTACATAAACCTAAAGATTTatgatttctatttttttgtatataaactgGTTGAAAACCAAATGTAGGGTCAACAGGTTCAGGAGAATTAATAGGAGCCAAATAAGAGCAATGCTTGTTTCGACGGAAAGACCATTTACTACCACCACTATCATCAACATTTTGAACTTTATGCGGAGGAGAATATAATTCTTCGTCAGAACTTAAATGTTCCACATCATAAGACTTATGTTTCCTTTTTCTATAGTGTCTTTTCTCTCTTTTAGAATCCTGGTATTTAGCATTTGCAGAACTTTTTTTCATATCGCCTTGCTTCCACATGGCAGACATATAATGATTAGTTGAGATTGGTGTAAATGCATGCCGTACAGTTTTTACTAATTCTacatctttataaatatttccattaaaGTCACGTAAATCAAATCGTTTTTGGTATGTATCAAGGGTTAATTGtactaattgttttttaagtgCTTCTCTGTGTTGTATTGTTCCAATTAAATCAAATGCTCTAACCAAGTTTCTacgtaattttaacattttttcatatgaTGCTTCATCGTTTTTCCTATTTTTCCTAGTTTGAATTTTGTCACGTCTTTTTCTAAATGCTACATATGAATCATTAGGAGGAGCACCTGCTATAGGTTCAGTGCGTACAGCAGGAGATAAAGTGTGACCTAAACGTACTCTCTTCCTCAACcaataatcataaatcaaCAATACAGTATCTTCATCATCTTTGGTTAGTGATTTAGCATcagataaatcaataatattgtaagtgcTATGTTTTTCCCATTTATCAACAAACTCTTCAAGTTTATCAGCTGTTATACTATTTGATCTACCAGTCGTATTTAGCCAATCTAAGTCTTCAGAGTCATAATCATATTCTGGAACATCTTGTTCCATTGTGAATGGTGTTATATGTATGAGTTGTTTTGGAGGGTGACAGTTTGGCGGGTATGTTTGATCATGCCAttttaaatcatcatttattaatttagctaCTTCAGGTGTGGGTATAACACTCCCAGCTACCATGGCACGTTGCAAATGATGTTCAGATTCTTCTTCTTTTTCCATACCACTGGGCATTTGGGGGACAGCGCGCTTTAATTCCATA
This sequence is a window from Rhopalosiphum maidis isolate BTI-1 chromosome 1, ASM367621v3, whole genome shotgun sequence. Protein-coding genes within it:
- the LOC113560313 gene encoding PTB domain-containing engulfment adapter protein 1-like isoform X2 produces the protein MRNTGNLLKWTQNSNNKSAKGGGENRNWIHPPEALQKGHIAYIVKFLGNVDVDQPKGFKVIKESIQKLKFNQQVRKAEGSKVPKVELTISVEGVALQDPKTKVIMHQYPLHRISYCADDKVDKQFFSFIVKDSNESERHTCFVFMSDKLAEEITLSIGQAFDLAYKRFLDMEVQRKVMVLQQRVKELENENSVLRQRLSDALSGKIDVEQYMRQNGISDMMQVNVNNGNSSTLINLTNGNSSPQPSTAPPVPPRSVNNNGDHISSSPNETKPSPSVGTRLEGLLLNEMENNFEPRTNNNSATSPTSPPLLAPPPKPARDTGRRSQNSDDIFGLSPFKATPRPAGQPRTSASDPFGMDDFGQSVQNGIENDIGLLDKRIKEMKDGFSRGLSMSTEDFSLESLDPLKK
- the LOC113560313 gene encoding enhancer of polycomb homolog 1-like isoform X1; the encoded protein is MRNTGNLLKWTQNSNNKSAKGGGENRNWIHPPEALQKGHIAYIVKFLGNVDVDQPKGFKVIKESIQKLKFNQQVRKAEGSKVPKVELTISVEGVALQDPKTKVIMHQYPLHRISYCADDKVDKQFFSFIVKDSNESERHTCFVFMSDKLAEEITLSIGQAFDLAYKWPSKPTNKPTFRARQLDVSKPLPIYMSDDLPDLHECMELKRAVPQMPSGMEKEEESEHHLQRAMVAGSVIPTPEVAKLINDDLKWHDQTYPPNCHPPKQLIHITPFTMEQDVPEYDYDSEDLDWLNTTGRSNSITADKLEEFVDKWEKHSTYNIIDLSDAKSLTKDDEDTVLLIYDYWLRKRVRLGHTLSPAVRTEPIAGAPPNDSYVAFRKRRDKIQTRKNRKNDEASYEKMLKLRRNLVRAFDLIGTIQHREALKKQLVQLTLDTYQKRFDLRDFNGNIYKDVELVKTVRHAFTPISTNHYMSAMWKQGDMKKSSANAKYQDSKREKRHYRKRKHKSYDVEHLSSDEELYSPPHKVQNVDDSGGSKWSFRRNKHCSYLAPINSPEPVDPTFGFQPVYIQKNRNHKSLGLCRPRYGRGGRIVLDRYTNDDDRWASLDYNIIEQKQYEMVEFKHYSDNEMSDYFSDADIDCPLMEINSEIHRDKTRIELNWDNFGPEIFQGVADICKIEYGELNKEKNEQGESILERWVNQNQPHTIEPTLALGSDSEVVGCSQFRTTDLSEPRRLRSTNCLSLKRLLKCDTDSH